Proteins from a genomic interval of Demetria terragena DSM 11295:
- a CDS encoding ABC transporter permease, with product MTTTAVRRPHRLRALTTAEARQFRRNKTLLYMGTVFPIALPLFTFFVGRNESGTSASLVAVTFEIFALTALLFVQYYSVLSMVTTRRGEGVLKRLRTGEARDWEIKTAPAVPGAVLTVLGAAVVAAAVYLGGAPGPVNIPLLAIAVGLGIIIFTLLALATSAMTKNAEAAQITSLPVMAIAVLGMSSIRTVLPERWERIADFTPFAAISDLTALGSVGRLFSTPKSEGAMTMAETFSAAATPLVTLGVWAALAYYLATRYFTWDDRG from the coding sequence ATGACCACCACCGCCGTACGCCGGCCCCATCGCCTACGCGCCCTCACGACCGCGGAGGCCAGACAGTTCCGTCGGAACAAGACCCTGCTGTACATGGGCACCGTATTCCCCATCGCGTTGCCGCTTTTCACCTTCTTCGTGGGGCGAAATGAGTCCGGGACGAGCGCATCTCTGGTGGCCGTCACGTTTGAGATCTTTGCTCTCACGGCGCTGCTCTTCGTGCAGTACTACTCCGTCTTGTCCATGGTCACGACCCGACGAGGCGAGGGTGTCCTGAAGAGACTTCGAACGGGTGAGGCGCGAGATTGGGAGATCAAGACCGCTCCGGCCGTACCCGGCGCAGTGTTGACCGTTCTTGGCGCCGCCGTCGTGGCCGCCGCGGTGTACCTCGGGGGTGCACCTGGTCCGGTCAACATTCCGCTCCTGGCCATCGCGGTAGGGCTCGGAATCATCATCTTCACGCTGCTCGCACTCGCCACGAGCGCCATGACCAAGAACGCCGAAGCAGCGCAGATCACGTCGTTGCCCGTCATGGCCATCGCGGTCCTGGGAATGTCCTCAATCCGCACAGTGCTCCCGGAGCGCTGGGAGCGGATCGCTGACTTCACTCCGTTCGCCGCGATCTCCGACCTGACCGCGCTCGGTTCCGTGGGACGTCTGTTCAGCACGCCCAAGTCCGAAGGCGCCATGACGATGGCGGAGACCTTCAGTGCCGCGGCCACACCCCTTGTCACACTGGGCGTATGGGCCGCTCTCGCTTACTACCTCGCGACGCGCTACTTCACGTGGGACGACCGAGGATGA
- a CDS encoding ABC transporter ATP-binding protein, whose translation MHSTDTTTHDAPEAVITAHELRRTYGSGDSAYEAVRGLNLSIAPGEVYGLLGTNGAGKTSSLDVLEGLAAPTSGSVSVFGLDPVADRVTVRPRMGIMLQSGGLPAELTVNETLEMWRGTCSNPGDIGTVLAQVNLSERADVRVGSLSGGESRRVDLACALIGQPQLLFLDEPTTGLDPENRRATWQLLAALKESGVTMVLTTHYLDEAEALCDRISIMHRGEVAAEGTLRELVERHPATIAFDHPGLPLPELRDATIDAQARVRIETFHLQQHLGELLTWAHQHQVALGGLKASAASLESVFLSIADSDAHGDLLDAQIGS comes from the coding sequence ATGCACTCCACGGATACCACGACACATGACGCGCCCGAGGCCGTCATCACCGCGCATGAACTGCGCCGCACCTATGGCAGTGGGGACTCCGCCTATGAAGCGGTCCGAGGTCTCAACCTGAGCATCGCGCCCGGCGAGGTATACGGCCTGCTTGGCACCAACGGCGCAGGCAAGACGTCCTCGTTGGACGTCCTCGAGGGACTGGCCGCACCGACCTCCGGCTCAGTCAGTGTCTTCGGTCTGGACCCGGTGGCGGACCGCGTGACCGTACGCCCCCGCATGGGAATCATGCTCCAATCCGGTGGCCTCCCAGCCGAATTGACGGTCAACGAGACCTTAGAAATGTGGCGCGGAACATGCAGCAATCCTGGGGATATCGGCACGGTGCTCGCTCAGGTCAACTTGAGTGAACGTGCGGATGTCAGGGTCGGCTCGCTGTCTGGCGGAGAGTCTCGCCGGGTCGACCTTGCCTGTGCGCTGATCGGGCAGCCGCAGCTGTTGTTCCTTGACGAGCCCACGACCGGCCTCGACCCGGAGAACCGGCGCGCCACCTGGCAACTGCTAGCTGCCCTGAAGGAATCCGGCGTCACGATGGTGCTGACGACTCATTACCTCGACGAGGCCGAAGCGTTGTGTGATCGCATCTCCATCATGCACCGCGGCGAGGTCGCCGCCGAGGGAACGCTGCGGGAGCTGGTCGAGCGACACCCCGCCACCATCGCCTTCGACCATCCCGGCCTGCCCTTGCCCGAATTACGGGACGCCACCATCGATGCCCAAGCACGGGTGCGCATTGAGACCTTCCACCTGCAACAGCATCTGGGCGAGCTGCTCACCTGGGCACACCAGCACCAGGTGGCGCTCGGTGGCCTTAAAGCCAGCGCTGCCTCGCTGGAGTCAGTCTTCCTCTCAATCGCCGACTCCGATGCGCACGGCGATCTCCTCGACGCTCAGATTGGTTCCTGA